The Alteromonas mediterranea DE genome contains the following window.
ATAGTATTTGTAACTGCGTACGATAGCTATGCGATTAAGGCATTCGATGTTCATGCTTTAGACTATCTACTAAAGCCGGCAGACGACGAACGTCTTGGCGCGGCGCTTAACAAGGTTAGAGAATACTTCTCTACTCAACATCAAGATGAGCAATCGCAAAAGCTTGTTAGCCTTGTTGCTGAATTAACCGGTGACGACTGCGAAGAAATCTTGCGCAAGCTTGCTAACGGTGAACCAGTGGAAACTAATCCATACCCAGATGTACTGGCCATTAAAGATGGCTCGGAAGTGACCCGTGTTAATGTTCAGGATATTCAATGGATAGACGCCGCGGGCGATTATATGTGTGTACATGCCCTAGATGGTATGCATATTATGCGTAAGACAATGAAAGAATTAGAGCAAGAACTAAACCCGCAGTTCTTCGTGCGTGTTCACCGTTCGGCTATTGCTAATATCCGCTTTGTCAAAAAGCTAGTTAGCCACATAAGCGGCGAGTATCACTTGATACTGCAAAACGATACTGAACTTAAAGTAAGCCGCAGTCACCGCGACAAAGTAAAAGCGGCAATGAAAATGTAACGGGCGTTACAAAAACGAAAAGCCCTGAGTCGTTTGCTTAAACCGCAACTCGCCACAGGGCTTTTTAATGCACGCTAGTTATCTGCTTGGTTATAACGCTCGTTCATAAGCGTTCGCATGGCGCCGACACGGGCCTCGTTAAGCGGTTTAGTATTTTTCCACGTTTCAGACAATGGCACGGTAACTGGACGCTGATTAACCTCACCAACCATAACATTACTTATGTCTTTTCCCACCAATCGAATGGCCGCTTCTCCGAGCGTAGTCGCTAAAAGTCGGTCTTGCGCTACCGGGGAACCACCGCGCTGAACGTGACCTAAAGTAACCGGCCTTACATCTTGTAGATTTCGTTGTTGAAGGGCATCAGTTAAGCCCGCTAGTCCGTTGGGCCATACGTTCTCTGCAACCACAACAATAAAACTAACAGGGCCTTTCAGCGTTCGCTGAGCGTTGATTTGTGACACGAGTTTTTCTATTTCAGATTCAGCTGAAGAGAAAAATTCTGGAACAATAACATAGTCTGCAGCAGAGGAGAGGGCAGCATTAAGGGCTAAGAAGCCAGCATTGCGCCCCATTACCTCAACTAAAAAGATACGTTCAAAAGCGTCGGCAGTATCGCGTACTTTATCGATAGAGCTCATGGCCGTATCAATAGCCGTGAAATAACCGATAGTTGCGTCTGTTCCCGCAATGTCGTTATCGATAGTGCCAGGGATACCTATAATTTGCCCATCCCAATGCTCGCTTAATTTAGCAGCCCCTTTAAACGAGCCGTCGCCGCCGATAACAATTAATGAATCTATGCGCGCTTTCTTTAAATTATGAGCTGCTTTTAACAGCCCCTCTTCGTGCATAAACTCTTTGCACCTTGCGCTATGTAAAATTGTACCGCCTTGCTGAATAAGGTTATGCGTAGAGTCTAAGGACAATGAAATATATTCTTGCTGCAGTAGCCCATTGTACCCATGCTTATAGCCCAACAGTGTATAACCGGCTTTTTGACAGGCAATGATAGTGGCCCGAATACATGCATTCATACCTGGTGCGTCGCCACCAGATGTTAAAATTGCGACACGTTTTGACACATTAAAGTCCTTCTTTTTACAGGCAATACGGTTAAGGTAAAGTAAAGGGTACGCTACGTAAAGTGGACGTTTGTAATGAAGCATTGAACACCCAAATGATTAAAAAAGTTTTACAACGGTGTTCCATTTTATTTCTCTATTTTTTTAATTGCAGTAAGCGGTTTGACTGCAAGTAACGTAAACAACAAAAAAGGATTGATTATGCGCACGTTGTTTATACTGGTATTCGTTGTCTTTCTCTCTGCCTGTAGTTCAAAACTGGCCTACAACAACCTTGATTGGTGGGTGTATTGGTATTTAGACGACTACATCGAA
Protein-coding sequences here:
- a CDS encoding ATP-dependent 6-phosphofructokinase: MSKRVAILTSGGDAPGMNACIRATIIACQKAGYTLLGYKHGYNGLLQQEYISLSLDSTHNLIQQGGTILHSARCKEFMHEEGLLKAAHNLKKARIDSLIVIGGDGSFKGAAKLSEHWDGQIIGIPGTIDNDIAGTDATIGYFTAIDTAMSSIDKVRDTADAFERIFLVEVMGRNAGFLALNAALSSAADYVIVPEFFSSAESEIEKLVSQINAQRTLKGPVSFIVVVAENVWPNGLAGLTDALQQRNLQDVRPVTLGHVQRGGSPVAQDRLLATTLGEAAIRLVGKDISNVMVGEVNQRPVTVPLSETWKNTKPLNEARVGAMRTLMNERYNQADN
- a CDS encoding LytR/AlgR family response regulator transcription factor, which translates into the protein MTKQVIKTIVVDDEPLARKGLRARLERHDDVQVLAECQNGLEAVSSISQHRPDLVFLDIQMPGLNGFQVIHKLRELKQPIPMIVFVTAYDSYAIKAFDVHALDYLLKPADDERLGAALNKVREYFSTQHQDEQSQKLVSLVAELTGDDCEEILRKLANGEPVETNPYPDVLAIKDGSEVTRVNVQDIQWIDAAGDYMCVHALDGMHIMRKTMKELEQELNPQFFVRVHRSAIANIRFVKKLVSHISGEYHLILQNDTELKVSRSHRDKVKAAMKM